A genomic region of Sarcophilus harrisii chromosome 6, mSarHar1.11, whole genome shotgun sequence contains the following coding sequences:
- the LOC116420096 gene encoding proline-rich protein 2-like, with protein MAGRHPRTIPRYEPTEHGPVCQASAAPGSGVTVEPPRPPSFPGQARAAPPPSLCLLSQGAPAASSPGRGVTGTGRGPSGSSHNPNVLSRRDGPPQLHQRCSSGPHGPRASRDPRAPRDPRGPRASRGPPAAPAPPAPPETPASPETRAHPAPPAPPTPPETPTSPAPPAPPAPPPLAIPSPLGPALLRLQAAPAGGSGKRPSLGPGKVGEGPGRGDSGRPEAGRGRGNQLQMCAPPPTSGRGTTQPPTPGRVPPLP; from the coding sequence ATGGCCGGGCGACACCCAAGGACCATCCCACGGTACGAACCCACCGAACACGGACCCGTCTGCCAGGCCTCGGCCGCTCCCGGCTCCGGCGTCACTGTGGAGCCCCCGCGCCCTCCGTCCTTCCCCGGCCAGGCCCGAGCCGCCCCGCCCCCGAGCCTCTGCCTTCTTTCCCAGGGGGCTCCGGCGGCTTCGAGCCCGGGCAGGGGCGTCACGGGCACAGGGCGGGGTCCCTCGGGCTCCTCGCACAATCCCAACGTGCTTTCCAGAAGGGACGGGCCACCTCAGCTCCACCAACGATGTAGCAGCGGCCCCCACGGCCCCCGCGCCTCCCGAGACCCCCGCGCCCCCCGAGACCCGCGCGGCCCCCGCGCCTCCCGCGGTCCCCCCGCGGCTCCTGCGCCTCCCGCGCCCCCCGAGACCCCCGCGTCCCCCGAGACCCGCGCGCACCCCGCGCCTCCCGCGCCCCCCACGCCCCCCGAGACCCCCACGTCCCCCGCGCCTCCCGCGCCCCCCGCGCCCCCTCCCTTAGCCATCCCCTCCCCCCTCGGCCCAGCACTGCTGCGGCTCCAGGCCGCCCCTGCCGGAGGCTCCGGGAAGCGCCCCTCGCTGGGGCCggggaaggtgggggaggggCCGGGGCGCGGTGACTCAGGCCGCCCGGAGGCAGGGCGGGGACGAGGGAACCAACTCCAGATGTGCGCCCCTCCCCCCACATCTGGCCGGGGAACCACCCAGCCTCCCACTCCGGGCCGcgtcccccccctcccctaa